AAATGGTGTCTCAACTTCAAGTGAATCGGTAACAGAGAAAACAACACTACCATCCCTAATCAACTCTACAACGGAAGCCTCTACATCAGCTGAACCAACAACGGCGATTTCGGAGGAGACTTCAACAGAGTCAGTTCCTGAATCCGTATCAACCATTCCCAATGAAATAACAACGAATGAGACAACCGTTTACGTGGAACCAACAACAGAATCCGGATCCTCTACTGAAACTGAACCAACGACAGTTCAGGCATCGACATCTGTTGAACCTTCTACAACAGTTGAGCCGACGACTACAAATGAGCCAACATCAACTGCGGAACCAACTAACAACAAAGAGGAAGCGAATCAAATCCAAACGACAACTGAAGCAGAATCAACAACGGAGGTTGAAACTACAACAGAGGAACTAACTACTACTGAAGTGCCATCAACTTCAGCTGAAACTACAACTATTccaacaacaacgacaacaacaacaacaactaccTCTACAACTCCGCGGCCTACTACAACAACAACACAGAGACCCAACGGATACTGCTGTTACACCGAATGGTACAACAGGTGGAAGTGCAAGTGGTGGCCTAAGTGGTGCTATTGAGGAAAATAATTCTAAGGCATAAGGCTTTTGGTAATGAAATTcggattaaaaatataattttatccAATAAATGTATTCTTTGCATACTTGAGCAcaccccaagtaacaatttaagctttCTTATGGTTAGCAAGACTTCGTTAGCACTATAGCATTTATCACCATTAAAtaccttaaaataaatgcgcctcgtcaaatctgatggccaatcatgatggaattgatagaaaataggcctgaaaaactattttcaaatacttgcattgtgaatccatcaacatggcgttacTTTGTGCGCATATATTTTGTAATCAACATGGCcttagtcaattcaatgcttaatagcttTTTGATGATCAGATAAATGGCTATAATGGTttaataatctatatatatgtatatatgcacccaaaattcagcctctgtgccaatggcgtgtagtcaattacatagcatcattggtacaagaagataacgcgaccggtgctgatttgatttgctcccactggcattaatctcccaagttaaccgaattgcgtatgtctgaaagaaacaaaataaaaaggtttgcacgtccctccctatcgcatcacaagacgaagaaggatggaaataaataccggccaacaccaggcagccagcgaaccgagcactgtgcgtgtgaatgtagcaaaagcaacaacaataatatccttctaattcaatccaccggcacgACCGGCACCGACcagcggtgtttaaactcgcctcggaaagaatcattcggctgattttttccgagtttaacttgttgtgtgcagattgattttatcttcgttccaatcatgacgtgattgcacacaaaacgaagagaacagttccgagttgatgttttcccctcctcgcaggaataaaatcacaccaatgaaacaacagaacgaagcttaccgtacacgaatgctcacgagcgatcgttgcccgacggaccgagttaacattcctcgcacccttctctcgctcgtttcccgttcccttgtatctatcacttttagccacgcccccatgcgttgtccgattgatgtgttcggctgccgaacgaaaacgattttttctttaattcgctgaactgttcgtttgcttcgctgatgtttctcccccgattgctgtttactcctgccgagtttacccgaagcttacttcctgatgctttccgagttgaactttagatagcatcattgcagattgagtttaacgaaataaaatcattctgcaaagaagggcgaagtgcgagtatgtagactcgcgattttaacatctctggcaCCGacaaaccacggccaagctaagctgtgcgtgtgtatgtagcaaaagcaaaagcattccttcaattcaccggcaaacaaccacgcaccggccaagctgctcggctttagcagctgtgtatatgtagcgtgtgtatgtaatagcaggcggtaagcaaacacagttctcattcaatgggtttcccgtttccttcactcccgttccctttcccgtttccatcttaagacaaaggaatgcattgaaaggaggccaaacgccgggaagccgccgttgtacgtttttttgtgattgatcggtagcagaaagcctatgacaaacagccctcgtcctgcatgaagctaaaatagtacactggttaagatgtcggactggTAAGATGATTTGAATGGTGGTTTGAGTTCGAATCTCcccacatttttattttcttgtttctgggatggattatccaataggaacaaaatcccataaaatgtttttcttgtttcgcttgaatgtagtggtcatgcataattttggttggaagccgagtccttatgccagttacggtttttcaaacataccgtcttcggcacagtgcacatttcagagcattttcggcacagagatttgctaaaaaggcattggatttctgttacctcttctatgggtgtattaaagcaatttctgtgggtttgtttgtttgtttgtttgtttgtttgtttgtttgtttgtttgtttgtttgtttgtttgtttgtttgtttgtttgtttgtttgtttgtttgtttgtttgtttgtttgtttgtttgtttgtttgtttgtttgtttgtttgtttgtttgtttgtttgtttgtttgtttgtttgtttgtttgtttgtttgtttgtttgtttgtttgtttgtttgtttgtttgtttgtttgtttgtttgtttgtttgtttgtttgtttgtttgtttgtttgtttgtttgtttgtttgtttgtttgtttgtttgtttgtttgtttgtttgtttgtttgtttgtttgtttgtttgtttgtttgtttgtttgtttgtttgtttgtttgtttgtttgtttgtttgtttgtttgtttgtttgtttgtttgtttgtttgtttgtttgtttgtttgtttgtttgtttgtttgtttgtttgtttgtttgtttgtttgtttgtttgtttgtttgtttgtttgtttgtcctctattgactcagccgtcttaagagctagaggtctgaaattttgtatggatactcattaggaccaggaatgatgaaaaatgttttcagaatttcagttgaccccttctgaagggggtcgttcatacaagataaatattgttttcgcgttattgacgttatttttcgtgagatcgtgatgaaaatttgcacatgatgGTTTTAAAAGATAAgaaatcgatttgaggtattgAATTtggggtcaggggtcggcaaaaggggtcgtccatataaacttttcaatatttttgcgatattgacgttattattcatcggattgagaagaaaaattgCGCTCGGATGTTtttagggacgggcaatcgattgccggtataaaattttgtgtaagaggtTAGCCAAAAGGGTCGTCCGTATtcactgttcgctatttttgcgatattgacgttattatacatcggattcagatgaaaatttttgctcggatatttttaGGAACATGCAATTGAttgccggtatcaaattttgtgtaagggaccagccaagggggtcgtccatattgactgttcgctatttttgtgatattgacgttatttaaCATCGGGTTGaggtgaaaatttttacataggAATAATTAAGGACGAACAATTattccaattatccaatttttgGTCAGCGGTCGGCCAAAGG
This sequence is a window from Uranotaenia lowii strain MFRU-FL chromosome 3, ASM2978415v1, whole genome shotgun sequence. Protein-coding genes within it:
- the LOC129757845 gene encoding integumentary mucin C.1-like is translated as MKLKYFTLIILISFSSTLGSGIDSGCTELSRTPVYLQHPTDCDKFLACFGGQTFVQICSAGLFWNDQIKYCEWPASPICMLVQTPSTSADGPTSSTTPSTTTNGVSTSSESVTEKTTLPSLINSTTEASTSAEPTTAISEETSTESVPESVSTIPNEITTNETTVYVEPTTESGSSTETEPTTVQASTSVEPSTTVEPTTTNEPTSTAEPTNNKEEANQIQTTTEAESTTEVETTTEELTTTEVPSTSAETTTIPTTTTTTTTTTSTTPRPTTTTTQRPNGYCCYTEWYNRWKCKWWPKWCY